The sequence below is a genomic window from Sorangiineae bacterium MSr12523.
CAAGGTCCGTTTGCCTATCGCTTCTCTGGAAAGAAGGGCGCGACATTGTGCACGGGCTCCATTTCGCGCACCCCGTTTTCCACGACGGTGACCGAAGTTTGCCAATGACGTCGCGTTCGAGTTTGTGCAGATTGGTGCCGCTTGTGAAGCATATTGCACAATCGTATCGCGGAATGATCGGCATTTATCGCATGGAATGACGCGTGCTCCGGCAAGGACGCATGCGGTTCCTTATCGTTTCCATTTCGCTTTTATCGCTTTTGACAGCGGGTCGCGCCTTCGGAGCCGACCCGATCTTCCCGGGGGCCCACCAGGGATCGGTGGGCGTGGCCACCGGGGTTCCCTTCGTCGGCATGGGCGAGTTGGCCTATGCCCCATCGGACGGGTTTGCCGTAGGTGCCATCGTCGGCATCACGCCGTTCGTATTCGGTGCCGGGCTGCGTCCACGCGTCGGGCTTCCGCTCGATGCGTCGGGCACGCGCGTGTCGCTGGTCACCCCGCTCATTTATTACCCCACGGGTGAAGGCTTTTTCGGGAGCGGCCCACCGTGGTTCCTCGCCCAGCCCGGCCTTCGCCTCGAGCGACGCTTTGGCGAGTCGCTCTATGCGCACGTCGGCGCGGGGGCGATTGCGGCGGTGGGCTTTCCCTCGCGCGACGAGCGTGGCGAGATGGTCGTCACGTACAACAACCGACGCGTCGTGGAGCGGGATACCCCATGGGGTATCTGGAACACCGTGGGCGCAGGCGGTGCCATCTCGGTGTTCGACCGCACCGCCGTGTTTGCCGACGCGATGCTCATCCTGCGCGGCATCCGCCCCGCGGGGCCCGAGTGGATCGGCGGGCCGCCCTTCGCGTTCACCCTTGGCGTCGTGCGGTCCCTGTGAAGGCGCTTCGCGTGCTCGCGCTCGTGGCCGCCGCTTGCGGCCCCATCACCGAGGGCGACAAGCCGCCGGTGGATCCATTCAAAGAGCTACTCGTCGTGGACGAGGCCGTGATGGCCCATCCCTCGTTCGCCTTCGAGCACGTGATGGCCCGTCTCGGCCTGGAGCCCGACGATGCGCTGCCGGGAACCATGCGCCCGATGGCCGTGGCCAATCGCATCGATCTGTCCGAGCAGACCCCCGGCGCCGGCGAAGGCCGCCTCGTCTTTGGCACGGCCGATGGCCCCATCACGCTCATTCTCGAGTTCCGCCTGCCCGGCGAGCGGAAAGACTGGGCCGTGCGGTGGCATGCCCTCGGTGCGCACCCGTCATTCGATGCAGAGTACATGAAAAGCCTTACGGCACTCGTCGATGATTTCGCGCGCCCCGAGCACCTCGCGCAGGTGCGCATCCATGACGCTCGCTCCGATCCGCCGGTGGTGCGAGAGCTCCACCTCGACCCGTCGTCCGCGCGCCTTCGCTTGATTCCGGCCGGTTTGCGGCGCACGCCCGCGCATTCGATGGACGGAAGCGCGGCCCTGCGCGACTTCGTCTCCTCGCACCGCGAGGCCATTCTGGAAGATCGCTACGAACTTCCCCAGGCCATGTTGGCCGAGCGCATCGAACTCGGACCCGGCCCATGGACCCTGCCTGGCATCGACGAGCCGCTGCGCCACGCGTTTGCCGCCGGCACCTGCGACGGTTGCCATGGTCAGGAAAACGCGACACTCGATGGGCGATTCCACATTTCGCCCCTTCGTCAGGGCACGGCGAAGCTTTCCCGCTTCCTCTTCGACCCCGAGCACCGCGAGGCCGACGATCTCACCCGCCGTGCCGCTCTTTTGCAGACTTACTTGGAGTAACGCTTTTGCAGCAGCGAAACCCGAGGTGGTAATTCACGTGGTACGCGCTGTCGATGGGCTCCACGTGCCAGCGCGGGTCGAAGTTGCAATGGTCCGGGTAGGCGCCCTGTTTGTTCGGCGTGGAGGCGGGGGTGGGCTCGCCCGGCTCCTTCGCGAGCTCGTTGTAGTACCAGGCGCTCCCTTTGAGTTGCGTGACCACCTCGTCGCCTCGACGGCGCATCATGATCTCGGCCACGTTGCCGTGTTGGTCGAAGACCCCGAAGCGTGAACGGCAACGCGGGTACGAGCCCGATGGCTCCGTCTCCGTCGCGCACGTGGCCCATGCCGTTTTGGAATCGCGCACGATGCAGGTGCGGATATGGCCCTTGTCGGTGTTGCACACCTCGAGATCCAGCTTGGATCCATAGGCGTAGCGCCAGTCCTCACCGCCCTCGGGATCGCCGCGGCAGGCCATGTTCCATTCGATGTCCGAGCACAGGCGCTTGCCCTGCAGCTCGCATACCTTCTTGGCCGAGGTCGGGGGCGCCCACACGAAGGGCAGCTCGCATGCCTTGTTCGGAAACTCGAAGACGTCGATGCAGAACCAAGGTGCTTTTCCCTTTTTCCAAATAGGCACCATGTTTTCCGCGCCGCACATCTCGCGCTGCTCCGCGGTTTGAACGGTGACGCCGCGAAGGCCCTCGAGGCACTGCTCGCGCGAAATGAGATGGCTCGCAATGGCCTTGTTGCCCTGGTTCATTCGGCTCGGGCCGTCGGTGCCGATCTCGCTGCGCAGAAAGCGATCGGGCTGAATGTGCCGCTTTTCCGCGGGCGTGAGGTTACGGATGTCGAACAAGGCGAGCAGCTCGTCCTGCGTCTCGCGATGGAGCAGCATGGGATCCGATGCGCCAACGCTGGCGTCTTCCGCATCGCTCGGCGCGCCCGCGTCGTTCATGTCTTTGGGCGCATCCGCGGCCGCATCCATGGGCGTTTCCGCCACCGCATCGTGCGCGACCTCCGGCGGTGCACCTTGGGGTGCGGGTGTGCGCCGGCACGATGCAAAAAGGATCATCGCCGCCAACACCGCCGCTCTGCGCATGCCCTATTATCGGGCCCCTTCACAGGGAGGTGTACCGTGAAAAACCTCATCATCCCCGCCCTCGTCGGTGTCGCCCTCACGTCGGCTGGGACCGCTCTTGCGGAAGACACCTGGACGGATCCGTTTCCTGGCGTTCGCCACTTGCATCGGGTGACGGAGAATCCGAATCAAAATATCAATGTGCTGGAGGTCGACCTCTGCGAAGACGGTATTTCGTTTCGTGCGACGAAGTTCGATGAGCGCGGGCAACGCACTTCGGACTTTGGCGCCTCGGTGGAGGCACAAGCCGCCGTCAATGGCGACTTCTTCGTGTCCGGCTTTGGCCTGGAGCGAGGAATTGCCGTGGGCGATGGCGAGCCGTGGCCGCCCTCGGACATTCCGGACGATCCGAGCACGGGCCAAGTGGCCATTGGGGAGAACCGTCTGGAGCTCATTCCCGATTGGGCCGTCCAGGAGACGGAGGACTGGATGCACGAGGTCGTGGGCGGAAGGCCCACGGTGCTCAGCGAAGGGACCATTCCCGATACATCGGGCCATGCGACGTTGTGCAAACGCAATCCGCGCACGGCCATCGGTTTGTCCGAGGATCGACGCACGCTTTTCGTCGCCGTGGTCGATGGACGGGCGACCACGCGCGTGGGCATGACCTGCACGGAGCTGGGTGAGCTCATGCAAGATCTCGGTGCGTACGATGCGCTCAATTTGGATGGCGGCGGCTCCTCGACCATGTGGCTCGAAGGCGAGGGCGTGCTCAATTATCCAACCGATGGCCGCGAGCGCACCGTCGGAAACCACCTCGCGCTCAGGGCCACGGGAGAAGGTCCCGCGCAAGCCTGTCCTCCATCGCGTGCCCCACGCGCCAAACGCACATCCCTCCGCAGCGGCGCGATCGAAGCCTCTCCGGATGGCGCGCAGTCCGGCAGTGGATGTGCGATGGCGCGCGGTTCCAGCTGGACGACGGGCACGGGCATCATGCTGCTGGCGTTGTTCGCCACACGGCTTCTTCGGCGCGCACGCCGATAGAGACCGCTTCCGCTCTGGAAAAATCCGGGATGCATTAATGTAAATATCCACCTCGACCGGAGGTCGCGTATACAACGGATGTGACTCATTCATTCCGGCGCCTAGCACCCGTGGCCATCTTGCTCGTGGCCGCGGGCGCCACCGAATGCTCCAGTTCTTCCTCGTCTTCGCCGCCCGATGCGGGAGGCCTGCCAGGCCCCTTCGGGCTCGACGCGCGGCCGTCGAATACGACGTGCCTGGCGCCGGACCGCCCCGCGAATGGCATCAAGCTCACCAGGGCATTTCCCGAGCTCGATTTCGAACTTCCGTTGGCGATGGTGCAAGCGCCCAACGATGCGAGCAAGTGGTACGTGGTCGAGCAAGGAATGGATCGCGGGCCGGCCGCGTCCATTCAGGTATTCGAGAATCGACCGGAGGTCGAAACCAAACAAGATTTCATTCGGTTCGCGTCCAACGAGGTGACCACGGGCCTTCCCTCGAACGAGGGCGGCCTATTGG
It includes:
- a CDS encoding formylglycine-generating enzyme family protein, producing MRRAAVLAAMILFASCRRTPAPQGAPPEVAHDAVAETPMDAAADAPKDMNDAGAPSDAEDASVGASDPMLLHRETQDELLALFDIRNLTPAEKRHIQPDRFLRSEIGTDGPSRMNQGNKAIASHLISREQCLEGLRGVTVQTAEQREMCGAENMVPIWKKGKAPWFCIDVFEFPNKACELPFVWAPPTSAKKVCELQGKRLCSDIEWNMACRGDPEGGEDWRYAYGSKLDLEVCNTDKGHIRTCIVRDSKTAWATCATETEPSGSYPRCRSRFGVFDQHGNVAEIMMRRRGDEVVTQLKGSAWYYNELAKEPGEPTPASTPNKQGAYPDHCNFDPRWHVEPIDSAYHVNYHLGFRCCKSVTPSKSAKERHGG
- a CDS encoding phosphodiester glycosidase family protein, coding for MKNLIIPALVGVALTSAGTALAEDTWTDPFPGVRHLHRVTENPNQNINVLEVDLCEDGISFRATKFDERGQRTSDFGASVEAQAAVNGDFFVSGFGLERGIAVGDGEPWPPSDIPDDPSTGQVAIGENRLELIPDWAVQETEDWMHEVVGGRPTVLSEGTIPDTSGHATLCKRNPRTAIGLSEDRRTLFVAVVDGRATTRVGMTCTELGELMQDLGAYDALNLDGGGSSTMWLEGEGVLNYPTDGRERTVGNHLALRATGEGPAQACPPSRAPRAKRTSLRSGAIEASPDGAQSGSGCAMARGSSWTTGTGIMLLALFATRLLRRARR